Within Corynebacterium jeddahense, the genomic segment GGGACATTCGGGAAAACGCAACACTCCACCCCCTGGGGGCGGGTCGGGAATAAAATAGAGATCAAAGCGTTGAACTAGGTGTACGCCAAAATGAAGAACCGGCAAGGAAGGGGGAAGTGGTGCTGTTGCAAAGTTCGGGCGACAGGAAGACCTGCGTGAAATAATCACAGCTATGGGCATCTTCTCCGGTCGGCATTTCCCCCGTGAAATCATCCTGTGGGCGGTGCGGTGGTACTGCCGCTACGGCGTGAGCTACCGCGATCTCGAAGAGATGATGACCGAGCGGGGTGTGCCAGTCGATCACACCACGATCTACCGCTGGGTGCAGAAATACGCCCCTGAGTTGGATAAGCACACTCGGTGGTACCGGCAGGTACCCGACTGGCAGGCCCGGTCCTAGCGGGTGGATGAGACCTATATTCGGGTCGGCGGCACGTGGTGCTATCTCTACCGGGCTATTACCGCCGGTGGGCAGACCCTGGACTTTTATCTCTCCCCAAAGCGTAACGTCGCCGCAGCGAAGCGTTTCCTGGCCAAGACCCTGAGGTCGAACACGATAACCGGGTTCCCGCGGGTGATCAACACCGATAAAGCACCCTCCCTGGCCAGGGCAATCGCCGAGTTGAAGTCAGAGGGAATCTGCCCGCAGACCGTGGAACACCGGCAGGTGAAATACCTCAATAACGTCATTGAAGGAGATCATGGGCGGCTGAAACGGATCCTCGGACCGAAGGGGGCGTTCAAAAATCGGACGTCTGCCTACCGGACGTTGAAAGGGATGGAAGATGCATTCATTGCGGAAAGGTCAGGGCACGATGTTTGCTTATGGGCACCCCAATCCGGACGCGGTGATCGTCAACCGGGCCTTCGAGACGGCCTGAGAACGCCGGCACGCAGCGGCCATCAGGAAATGAGAAACTGGGTCGTCTCGGCTCTCCGCCCAACTTTGCAACAGCACCGTTGTAACCACCCACTGTCTTGGCTACCAAGGCCGTTGCCCGCAATGGATTATCAATTCACCGCAGATTAAATAGCAAATGTACAAAACGATGCCTCAATCGTGGGCCACGGAGCTCGCTGGGAAAGACATTTCCGGGAAAGATATGTCCAACTATGACCTGACGGATATCAATCTCGAAGGAAGCATATGCAAAGGATGCTCGTTTCGCGGCTCCATGGTGGCATGGGCTAACTTGAAATCGGCAGATTTCACCGACGCAGATTTTACGAACGCAATTCTTAGCGAGTCAGACCTTCGTGGAGCGACATTAACGCGCGCGAATTTTACGAACGCATATCTGGTACCTGTTACCGCCAGTCCAAGGCAATTCTCTGAATGTACAGGTTTGGATGCAAGTAATGCGATACTTTATAGCCCCTGATTGCGCCTACATGAATTCCGTTCAAGCCCTACGGTGTATCGGGCGTTGAAAAACGCATAGCTACCGCGATGGGGCGGGTGAATATACGCCCCACAGTACATGCCGTATGTTTAGGCATATGGCACGGCATACGCTTTAGCATATGTCCGCCCATATGTAGTCCGGTGCTGTTGCAAAGTTCGGGCGACAGGAAGACCTGCGTGAAATAATCACGGCCATGGACATCTTCTCCGGTCGGCATTTCCCCCGTGAAATCATCCTGTGGGCGGTGCGGTGGTACTGCCGCTACGGCGTGAGCTACCGCGATCTCGAAGAGATGATGACCGAGCGGGGTGTGCCAGTCGATCACACCACGATCTACCGCTGGGTGCAGAAATACGCCCCTGAGTTGGATAAGCACACTCGGTGGTACCGGCAGGTACCCGACTGGCAGGCCCGGTCCTGGCGGGTGGATGAGACCTATATTCGGGTCGGCGGCACGTGGTGCTATCTCTACCGGGCTATTACCGCCGGTGGGCAGACCCTGGATTTTTACCTGTCCCCAAAGCGTAACGTCGCCGCAGCGAAGCGTTTCCTGGCCAAGACCCTGAGGTCGAACACGATAACCGGGTTCCCGCGGGTGATCAACACCGATAAAGCACCCTCCCTGGCCAGGGCAATCGCCGAGTTGAAGTCAGAGGGAATCTGCCCGCAGACCGTGGAACACCGGCAGGTGAAATACCTCAATAACGTCATTGAAGGAGATCATGGGCGGCTGAAACGGATCCTCGGACCGAAGGGGGCGTTCAAAAACCGGACCTCGGCGTACCGGACGTTGAAAGGGATGGAAGCGATGCACTCATTACGGAAAGGCCAGGGCGCGATGTTTGCCTACGAGCAACCGAACCCGGATGCGGTGATCGTCAGCCGGGTGTTCGAGGCTGCCTGAGAACGCCGACCCGCAGCGAGCATCAAAGGATGAAGACTGGGTCGTCACGGCTCTCCGCCTGAAGTTTGCAACAGCACCAAGGCGCCGTTCGGACGTCGTAGGGGAATAGCGGTGGTGCAGCTCTAGGTGCACTGACATTTCACGGTGCATTTCACACGCCGCTTTGTTGCACATCACCCGTGCTGTTTCGTTGTGCGGTGCAGTGGCACATTGACTGGCTCTTCTGCTGCGCAATTCACTGCGCTGCGTAGTGTCTGCGACATTTCATTAACACGTTGATTGCACTGTGTATTGGGCAGCCATTTCATCGACACGTTTACTGCGCACTCAAATGCCCTGTCACTTTAATGACACGCGAATTGGGCAATAAAGTGGCTCGCCAGTCTATTGACACCCTTACTGCGCAACAGAATGACAACGACATTCTGCCGGCCCTTCTGCGGGCGTCTCTTCTGCACAGCACATGCACCGTCGTGCACGCCGACGTGCTGCGCACTATCTCCGCCACTTAATAGGTCAATTCGCTGCGCAGCGTAGTGACACTTGGCCCCGCTTAGCCGAGATTTCTTCGATTTTCGCCGAATCTCAGCGGTTTAACCGCAGCCGATGGCCTACGACGCCGACGGCACCCTATTAGGCCCGCAGAAGGCCGTACAGGGCAGGGGAGAGCAGTGCTACAACTCCATACCGCCATCACGATCACGCTGCTGTTGCTGCTGGCGGCGCTTCTCGATGCGCTCGCGTGCACGCTGCTGCGCCCCGCCCTTCTTGCCTGAGGTCTGCGACTGCCTGAACAGCGTGTAACGCTCAAGCAACTCTGGGCTGCGATGCAGTTCTTGCACCAGGAACTTCTTATCCAAGTGCTCCAACTGTTGTCCTGACTTCACCGCGTCTTCGATGATGATGGCGGCTTCATCTTCGGCATCCGCGTGCGCGTTGCGGCGGATCTGATCAGCGTCCTCGCGGGCATCCTTGCGCGTTACTGCAGCGTCGCGTGTGGCCTCGTCGCGGATGCTCGTGGCCTCATCTCGTGCTTCGCTGCGGATCGTCTCGGCGTCGCGCTCAGCTTGCTTACGGGCCTCGTCGGTCTTGCGAGTGATCGTCTCTGCTTCGCTGCGAGCTGCGGCTGTAATCTCACCCGCCTTGGCCCGCGCAGTCTCTTCGGCTCGTTCGAGCAGCTCGTCTGCTTGCGCTTCGGCAAGGCCCATGGTCTGCTCAGCTTCATGCTCGGCCTTCTCGCGTGCTTCTTTGAGCACGCGTTCGGCCACTGCGCGGGCCTGTTCTTCAGCGTTCTCCAGCACACCTTGCGCTGCTTCACGGTCCGCCTTGGCCTGTTCCAGTTCTTTTGCTGCTTGCTCACGGTCACGCTCGGTCGCGTCCATGTCGCGCTGCACGGATCGCTTCTTGACTTCCACATCATCCTCACGTTTCGCAAGGTCGCGCTCCCGGTCTTGTTGCTCGGTGTAGCGGTCGAGGTTCAGTGACTCGTCGTGTCGTTCGGAGACTTCTAGCTCTACCGGGTAACCGAGCGCGTGCATGTGCTCCCGGAGTCCGCGTTGCGCGTCGATGAACTTTTGATTACCCGAGATCTGCTTGCCCTTCTTCGGGCCGGATGTGTACCGCACTGAGGTGTCAGTGTTGTACGCGATGCCGGGGCGGCAGCGAAGCTTGTCGGGATCTTCGGGCTTCGGTGAGAACGTGTCAGCCTGGAACTGGATGTGTGGTGTTGATTCATCGAAGTTCATGTCGCCTCCGGCGACTGCGTCGATGCCACCGGGAATGAAGTTCTCGGCGAGCCAACGCATTGACTCTTCGGGGTACTTCTTTGCTTCTTCGTAGTCGCGGGCGACATAGCGCGGACGTTTCACTTCGCGCCCGTCCACCTCACTGGTGTAGTAGTCGGGGATCTCCTTGCACATCGACTTCGGCAGATACACGACGAACAGCGACGTCTCGAAACTGTTCTTCTGCACGCGCACTCCGTCCATCCGAGGCGTCTACGGCCGCCACAGGGCCGTACAGCCGCTGCAACAAAGATGAACCAATCGGGTCGCGGCGCTACACATTTACATCAACAGCTGCCGCTGGATCTGCTGCAGCTTACAGCTGCGAAACACACGTCGCTGGCGGCGTAAGTTACATGCGCTTGCGCGCATATGACCGCCGCGAGCGTGATACGTCTGCACCGATACTGTGCTTATGGCACGGGCCGATATGGAGTGTGTTACTCAGCCCGTGTCGTTGACCCCCGCAGCAGCATCAACACCGCCTGGCGGCGGATAGCTCGCTGCGGGATTTGGAACACCCTGCAATAACCGCCTGACGACGGTGTCGCTGTGCAGGGTGTGGCTGTGCGCACCACGTAGGCGATGTCGGTCTTGCCGTTCGGTTAGACACCTTTTGCTCGCAGGCTCGCTGCAGGTGTCTCGATGACGCGGGAAGACGCCGCAAGCGGCGTTTCCACCCGTCATCGGCCCTTACTTTAAGACCGACATACAACGGACGTAGCCGTATGTGGTGCGCACAGCGTAGCGACCTGCAGATTTTGCGTAGGCACCATGTGCGCTTCGCGCATCAACGGGCCGTTTCGGGTAAGGGTCGAAGACCGCATTACAACCCGAAACACGCAGGTCGCAGCCCCCTTCTGTGTCAAAACCCCTATATGTTTGTCGTTATAGGGGTAGAAGGGGGAAAAGGGCATAAGGGGGTGCGACGCCTCCGCTGCGCTCCGGCGCTCGGCATAGCCGAGGCACTGCACCGGGTATTACTGCTCGCTGGCGCTCGCATAACCCGGTGCCCGGCGCTGGCGCGCCGCCCCTTATAGCCCCAGTCTCAGACCTCGCTCGCTCGGTCTGGCTGGGTCTACCTTTCCCTCCGCTGCGCTCCGGTCAAGGTGCCCAATAGTGCAGCTGGCGCTGCACATTGTGTGATGACCCATGCTCCGCATAACGACACTGCCGGCAATCCGATATATCTTGTTGATATACATTCGGATATGCCAGCATCGATGTGTCGTGTTTGGGTCATCACGAAACGCTCCATCACGGCAAGCCTGCCGAGATGGATATTGGCGTATCTCACGACGCGGCATTATGCGGCATGCGCCGCATATCACTTGCCGTCGCGGTCACAACTTCAGCAGCACAGCTGCTGAAATCTGCTCTGTCCACGCTGCTGTCTTTGCTGCGCCCACGGCCCCGTCTTCGGCATAGCTGACGTCCACACGAGACTATGCCGGCCGGGACCGCGCATCACAGCAGCGCGACATACCGCCAGCCATGTGGCGGATGATCCAGGCGACGGGGCAGACGCTTATATGCCCCGTCGCCGACACCGGCGCAAGCATCGTGACAGTGTCACGTGTAGCGGTGCCGCAGCCACCCGCACACACGCGAAAACCCCGCCCTTGCGAGCGGGGTGTGTGGCGACATCAAACGTGACGGCTGTACGTCGTCACGCCGCGTGGCCGTACACACATGAGGTGATTGCGTGTACGGCTAAAGGGTTAGTCGGGTACAACTTCTAGATGCCGCTTCGGCTTACTGCCCTCGGTGCTCTCAGGCGTGTCGCCGTCACCGTTCTCAGGTGTATCGCTGTCCCCTTCGGTGCTGGCGGACTTGTCACCGTCCCCTTCGGTGCTGGCGGACTTGTCACCGTCGAGATTCACCTCGAACTCTTCGGCATACTTGCGCAACTGCGCAAGGCGCTCCTTTGTCGCTTTGTGTGCACGGCGCGCCTCGTTCACGGTATCTTTTGCTTGCTGCTCATCGCGCAGCGCTGCTGCGTAATCGTCTCTGAAAGACATCGTTTGTTCTCCTTGGTTGAATGAACTGTTTATTTGGACTCGGGGCACGACGGTGGAGCGCGCGTGTGTAGTAGCACGGCCATCACCCATCAGCCCTCGCACTCAGTTCAAGACCCAGCCTGACTAGCTGAGCTAAGCGGCGGGATCTCGTCGTAGGCGGGTTTGTCCGCATTAGTGCTTCACACCGCCCAGCACCGTGACGAGCTGCTGGCGCTGCTCATCTGTCAGTTGGGGCGCTGCATTCACGACGGCATCGACGAAGCCGTCGAATAGCTGCGGGGCAGGGCGGCGTGCGGCCGCGAGGTAGGCGTCGAGATCGTCTTGGCGAATCCGATAGGCGGTGCCGAAACGGTGGAATGAAAGACGGCCCTCTTTAATAGCTTTTCGCAACGTGGACTCGGAGCCGACGCCGAG encodes:
- a CDS encoding helix-turn-helix domain-containing protein; the protein is MSEKDTTTAVAPRFYTLQELADLGVGSESTLRKAIKEGRLSFHRFGTAYRIRQDDLDAYLAAARRPAPQLFDGFVDAVVNAAPQLTDEQRQQLVTVLGGVKH
- a CDS encoding pentapeptide repeat-containing protein, whose protein sequence is MSNYDLTDINLEGSICKGCSFRGSMVAWANLKSADFTDADFTNAILSESDLRGATLTRANFTNAYLVPVTASPRQFSECTGLDASNAILYSP
- a CDS encoding IS6 family transposase, which gives rise to MDIFSGRHFPREIILWAVRWYCRYGVSYRDLEEMMTERGVPVDHTTIYRWVQKYAPELDKHTRWYRQVPDWQARSWRVDETYIRVGGTWCYLYRAITAGGQTLDFYLSPKRNVAAAKRFLAKTLRSNTITGFPRVINTDKAPSLARAIAELKSEGICPQTVEHRQVKYLNNVIEGDHGRLKRILGPKGAFKNRTSAYRTLKGMEAMHSLRKGQGAMFAYEQPNPDAVIVSRVFEAA